Proteins from one Pirellulales bacterium genomic window:
- a CDS encoding GNAT family N-acetyltransferase produces the protein MLKSSLPLEEAPAPGAETPPTASLRLPVDGPWKIALHRDPDGLAPFEPAWAELAGDVPFLHPDWALTWWRHYRTAGMQLFVLTVTDAQGALVGLAPWYTARSLWAGSEVRFLGDGEICSDYLSVCCRAGAEASVARALADWLHGVGRQQHDALCLSGVAAYDHVIELFLERCAEHGTMIDRRLMANSWRAPLAADWETYVQGLSRSRRERVRQICRKQLDTPRARWCQSDSPETAAEAWEIFVRLHQRRRESLNEPGCFNSPRFAAFHREMFDRWQPLGRSRVHWTELDGEPVVVHYDLVGAGGTVFLYQTGMEPLRAAEGPGTLGVIAALRSAIQAGYRAYDFLRGDEPYKAHWRTEPCPIMEYRITPPRGLSGWRRSGRLAVERARQWAKNRLRRPAEIAKNVT, from the coding sequence GTGCTGAAGTCGTCGTTACCGCTGGAAGAAGCACCCGCCCCGGGGGCGGAAACACCGCCCACCGCGTCGCTGAGACTGCCGGTCGACGGCCCCTGGAAGATTGCGCTGCATCGCGACCCGGACGGCCTCGCCCCGTTCGAGCCGGCTTGGGCCGAATTGGCGGGCGACGTGCCCTTTTTGCATCCCGATTGGGCGTTGACCTGGTGGCGGCATTACCGGACCGCCGGGATGCAGTTGTTCGTGCTCACGGTGACCGACGCGCAGGGCGCGCTCGTCGGGCTGGCGCCGTGGTACACGGCGCGCTCGCTCTGGGCCGGCAGCGAGGTCCGCTTCCTGGGCGACGGCGAGATTTGCTCCGACTACCTTTCGGTGTGCTGCCGGGCCGGCGCCGAGGCGAGCGTGGCCCGCGCGCTGGCCGATTGGTTGCATGGCGTCGGCCGCCAGCAGCACGACGCGCTGTGCTTGTCTGGAGTGGCCGCGTACGACCACGTGATCGAGTTGTTCCTCGAGCGCTGCGCGGAGCACGGGACGATGATCGACAGGCGCCTGATGGCCAATAGCTGGCGCGCTCCGCTCGCGGCCGACTGGGAAACGTACGTCCAGGGGCTATCGCGCAGCCGGCGAGAGCGCGTGCGCCAGATTTGCCGCAAACAGCTTGACACGCCGCGCGCACGCTGGTGTCAGTCCGATTCGCCCGAAACGGCAGCCGAGGCTTGGGAGATCTTCGTCCGGCTGCATCAGCGGCGCCGAGAGAGCTTGAATGAACCCGGCTGTTTCAACTCGCCGCGCTTCGCCGCGTTCCATCGCGAGATGTTCGATCGTTGGCAGCCCTTGGGCCGGTCGCGCGTGCATTGGACCGAGCTCGACGGAGAACCGGTCGTGGTGCATTACGACCTCGTCGGCGCCGGCGGAACGGTATTCCTCTACCAGACCGGCATGGAACCGCTCCGCGCGGCAGAAGGGCCCGGGACGCTGGGCGTGATCGCGGCGCTACGATCGGCCATCCAGGCGGGCTACCGAGCGTACGACTTTTTGCGCGGCGACGAGCCGTACAAGGCCCACTGGCGCACCGAGCCCTGCCCGATCATGGAGTATCGCATCACCCCCCCGCGAGGCCTGAGCGGCTGGCGGCGTAGCGGCCGTCTGGCCGTGGAACGTGCACGGCAATGGGCGAAAAATCGCCTGCGTCGACCGGCTGAAATCGCGAAAAATGTAACGTAA